A stretch of Schistocerca americana isolate TAMUIC-IGC-003095 chromosome 3, iqSchAmer2.1, whole genome shotgun sequence DNA encodes these proteins:
- the LOC124605309 gene encoding transmembrane protein 64 isoform X2 translates to MNSISIDIDGTVSDFRTSKSDSSCLKINSVNSAGYLYNCCLLLITVIVLSIILFEFKEYVRALLMWVESQDQVVIYLIFTVLFVLVSFPFTWGYTVLVFATGYVFGIIRGLVTVLFAANIGVVVAHFAVRLVHYKFPLTKLIQNDKIQAVLSVISGSKAFRVAAFSRLTPVPFGVQNLIFAVSNINTRIYFIASFIGMIPAQVINVYLGSSLRSMEEVLSHKSTATTAIIVFFQVGGCC, encoded by the exons ATGAACTCGATAAGTATTGATATTGATGGAACGGTGTCCGATTTTAGGACATCTAAATCTGACAGTTCCTGCCTGAAAATAAATTCCGTGAACAGTGCTGGCTATCTATATAATTGCTGCTTGCTACTGATCACTGTAATTGTTTTAAGCATAATTCTATTTGAATTCAAAGAATATGTTAGAGCATTGCTAATGTGGGTTGAGTCACAAGATCAAGTTGTTATATACTTAATTTTTACTGTGCTGTTCGTTCTAGTTTCCTTCCCATTCACTTGGGGGTACACAGTTCTTGTTTTCGCTACAGGTTACGTTTTCGGAATAATTAGAGGCCTAGTAACAGTTTTATTCGCAGCAAACATTGGTGTAGTTGTCGCACATTTTGCAGTTAGACTTGTACACTATAAATTTCCATTAACAAAGCTTATCCAGAATGACAAAATTCAAGCTGTGCTCTCTGTGATATCGGGATCTAAAGCATTTAGAGTTGCAGCCTTTTCTCGCTTGACCCCAGTGCCTTTCGGAGTACAGAATTTAATATTTGCA GTCAGCAATATTAATACGAGAATATATTTCATAGCATCTTTTATTGGTATGATACCAGCCCAAGTCATAAATGTGTATCTGGGAAGCTCATTGAGATCAATGGAGGAAGTTTTGTCCCACAAATCAACAGCCACCACAGCTATCATTGTGTTTTTTCAA